In Fluviicola taffensis DSM 16823, the following are encoded in one genomic region:
- a CDS encoding S9 family peptidase — MKIKLFLSFICIASLGFAQKLSVESIWKSGEFYAKRIDGFTALSDGQSFTKIVEEGGKSLLKKFQFKDYKGAGTTLVNLSDIQFEGKTLEFDDVNLSKSGKWLLIQSNTKSIYRHSYSTTYYAYNIEKKEIRKIHATNQQQTLGTFSPDETKLGFVAGNNLFVYDLVNNAEKQITFDGRLNSIINGTTDWVYEEEFAITQGFEWSPDSKYLAFMRFDEMHVKQFQMAMYGNLYPEEYTFKYPKAGEANSKVSFHIANVETATIKGAMLGDFEYLPRFQWSPTKNEVFVSTLNRHQSTVKYHLITNPETPTDRIFFEESSDTYLDADNVILLKDGTSMLRTSEKDGYNHIYHLTFDGKLSQVTTGNWDVMDLYGIDEKKGTVFYSSSENGAMNKTLYSIQLKGTGKKLISEATGYHDAEFAPGFNYFIQTSSSANTVPIYSLCDRNGKTLQVLEANIELQKKFDAMGLIKKEFMQVDGAAGKLNAWMIKPANFDPNKKYPVYFNVYCGPGSNMVTNNYDGADYLYHQLLAQKGYIIFCVDTRGTQFQGAQFKKSTYLQLGKLETEDLIAVAKNLQKESFVDPNRIGIMGWSYGGFMTSLALTKGADVFKMGISVAPVTNWRNYDNIYTERFMRTPQENAAGYDDNSPVNHAGKLKGKLLLIHGSADDNVHYQNTMEFITALVKANKQFDLFIYPDKNHGIYGGNTRNHLFQMMFNYTIDNL, encoded by the coding sequence ATGAAAATTAAATTGTTCCTTTCCTTCATTTGCATTGCATCATTAGGATTTGCTCAAAAATTAAGTGTAGAAAGCATTTGGAAATCTGGTGAATTCTACGCAAAACGCATAGATGGTTTTACAGCTTTGAGTGATGGTCAATCTTTCACAAAAATAGTGGAAGAAGGTGGTAAATCACTACTGAAGAAGTTTCAATTCAAGGATTACAAAGGTGCTGGAACAACTCTAGTGAATCTTTCTGATATTCAATTCGAAGGAAAAACATTGGAATTTGATGATGTTAATCTAAGTAAAAGTGGAAAATGGCTATTGATTCAATCGAATACAAAATCAATTTATAGACATAGTTATTCGACTACTTATTATGCTTATAATATCGAAAAGAAAGAAATTCGAAAAATTCATGCCACCAATCAACAGCAAACACTTGGAACTTTCTCTCCTGATGAAACGAAACTAGGCTTCGTAGCTGGCAATAATCTATTTGTTTATGACTTAGTTAACAATGCAGAGAAGCAAATTACATTCGATGGGAGATTAAACAGTATCATCAATGGCACTACTGACTGGGTTTATGAAGAAGAATTTGCAATCACCCAAGGATTCGAATGGTCACCCGATTCTAAATATTTAGCTTTTATGCGATTCGATGAGATGCATGTCAAACAATTTCAAATGGCCATGTATGGAAACCTTTATCCAGAGGAATATACCTTTAAATATCCGAAAGCTGGTGAAGCAAACTCGAAAGTCAGTTTTCATATTGCGAATGTAGAAACCGCAACTATCAAAGGGGCGATGCTTGGTGATTTCGAATATCTTCCTCGCTTTCAGTGGTCACCAACCAAAAATGAAGTATTTGTATCTACTTTGAATCGCCATCAAAGCACGGTAAAGTATCACTTAATTACAAATCCAGAGACACCAACCGACCGTATTTTCTTCGAAGAAAGTTCGGATACATACTTAGATGCAGACAACGTAATTCTTCTAAAAGATGGAACATCCATGCTTCGAACATCAGAAAAAGATGGGTACAATCACATTTACCACCTTACTTTTGACGGAAAATTAAGTCAAGTTACAACTGGAAATTGGGATGTCATGGATCTTTACGGAATTGACGAAAAGAAAGGAACTGTTTTTTATTCTTCTTCTGAAAATGGAGCAATGAATAAAACACTCTATTCTATTCAATTAAAAGGAACGGGGAAAAAGTTAATTTCAGAAGCAACAGGCTATCACGATGCAGAATTTGCTCCGGGATTCAATTACTTTATTCAGACAAGTTCTTCCGCAAATACAGTTCCGATTTACAGTTTATGTGATCGTAATGGAAAAACCCTTCAAGTATTGGAAGCAAACATCGAACTTCAAAAGAAATTCGATGCAATGGGTTTAATTAAAAAGGAATTCATGCAAGTAGATGGTGCTGCAGGAAAATTGAACGCATGGATGATTAAGCCTGCAAACTTTGATCCGAATAAGAAATATCCTGTGTATTTCAATGTCTATTGTGGACCTGGTAGCAACATGGTTACCAATAATTACGATGGCGCTGATTATTTATACCATCAATTATTAGCTCAAAAAGGTTACATCATATTTTGTGTAGATACCAGAGGGACACAATTTCAAGGAGCCCAATTCAAAAAATCAACCTACTTGCAATTGGGAAAATTAGAAACAGAAGATTTGATCGCAGTAGCTAAAAACCTTCAAAAAGAATCTTTTGTTGACCCAAATAGAATTGGAATCATGGGCTGGAGCTACGGTGGTTTTATGACTTCATTAGCCCTAACAAAAGGAGCCGATGTATTTAAAATGGGAATTTCAGTTGCCCCTGTTACCAACTGGCGAAATTACGACAACATCTACACCGAACGTTTCATGAGAACGCCACAAGAAAACGCTGCTGGTTACGATGATAATTCACCTGTAAACCATGCGGGAAAATTGAAGGGAAAATTATTATTGATTCATGGTTCTGCTGATGACAATGTACATTATCAAAACACAATGGAATTCATCACTGCTTTGGTAAAAGCAAACAAACAATTCGACTTATTTATTTACCCGGATAAAAACCATGGAATTTATGGTGGAAACACTCGAAACCACCTCTTCCAAATGATGTTTAATTATACTATAGACAATTTATAA
- a CDS encoding lamin tail domain-containing protein: MKKALLFLGLLSSVANAQDCSKLFISEYVEGWSNNKALEIYNPTSQAINLSGYFVARYSNGSTTATNSNAIQLTGTVAAYSVYVAVLDKRDPTQTGNEAPVWDSLQVRADGFYSPVYTTNDAFYWNGNDAVLLAKGTLTGPATALITTATGFSIVDVFGKIGENPANEQGQVGSSVGGAWSSAFPYNTGQGVLLSSDHSLVRKPGVKKGVTANPTFFNPLDEWDSIPAVTTVNDQNGNPITGANGPIKFGNWFSLGWHNCDCTPLSVDDNKLEEVAIYPNPTTDGVVYLKNTQAVKEVTILNALGQQVNRSTNNTSPVMSLRLGSDKGVYLIRIVHENGSVLTKRVVLK; this comes from the coding sequence ATGAAAAAAGCACTACTTTTTTTAGGTTTATTATCTTCTGTTGCAAACGCACAAGATTGCTCCAAATTATTCATCTCAGAATACGTTGAGGGATGGTCAAACAACAAAGCATTGGAAATTTATAATCCAACAAGTCAAGCAATAAATCTAAGTGGTTATTTTGTTGCACGTTATTCAAATGGATCAACTACAGCGACTAATTCAAATGCTATTCAATTGACAGGTACGGTTGCGGCATATTCTGTTTATGTTGCGGTTTTAGATAAGCGTGATCCTACACAAACTGGAAATGAAGCGCCTGTTTGGGATTCTTTACAAGTAAGAGCTGATGGTTTTTATTCTCCGGTTTATACTACTAATGATGCTTTTTATTGGAATGGGAATGATGCAGTTTTATTAGCAAAGGGCACATTAACTGGTCCTGCAACTGCTTTAATTACAACGGCAACAGGGTTTTCTATTGTTGATGTGTTTGGTAAAATCGGTGAGAACCCAGCAAACGAACAAGGACAGGTGGGTTCAAGCGTTGGAGGAGCTTGGTCTTCTGCTTTTCCATACAATACAGGTCAAGGGGTTTTGTTAAGTAGTGATCATTCATTGGTTCGTAAGCCAGGTGTTAAAAAAGGTGTTACCGCAAACCCAACATTCTTTAATCCGCTTGATGAATGGGATTCAATTCCAGCTGTAACAACGGTTAATGATCAAAATGGTAACCCAATTACAGGTGCAAATGGTCCTATTAAATTTGGAAACTGGTTCTCTTTAGGATGGCACAATTGTGACTGTACTCCATTGTCTGTTGATGATAATAAATTAGAGGAAGTTGCTATTTATCCAAATCCAACAACTGATGGTGTTGTTTATTTGAAAAATACACAAGCTGTAAAAGAAGTGACGATTTTGAATGCACTTGGTCAGCAAGTAAATCGTTCTACAAATAATACTTCACCTGTTATGTCTCTACGTTTGGGGTCAGATAAAGGAGTTTATTTGATTCGTATCGTTCATGAAAATGGATCGGTATTAACAAAACGAGTAGTTCTTAAGTAA
- a CDS encoding TonB-dependent receptor: protein MLRFITTFLLLFPLISFAQTSTVRGTVKDNVSNEFIPGAYVSMGTYKAISDDNGNYEFKEVPYGKYVMTVGGFDFDTLKLDITVKTKETVVNPELGGSTEIEEIRVTANISLDRKTPIAITKISEQKITEELGSRDLPMLLNATPGVYATQTGGGDGDARITVRGFDQRNVGVLIDGVPVNDMENGAVYWSNWFGLDAITNQIQIQRGLGATKLSMPSVGGSLNIVTQGMHNKKGITFKQEYGTGNLLRSSLSYNSGRTKKGWGFNFSGSYKQGDGWVEGTNTQGGFYYGKVQKIIKKHLVSLSAFGAPQKHGQRSFYQPIQYWDTQTATNLGSPIDQTGIKDRGIRFNEHWGYITNKDGVKELKNERLNYYHKPQVTLKDFWQVNKKLSISNIAYMSIGRGGGTRLANSSGTLYTEDGHVDWDAIVKGNQVDALFGGPNVDLAYSPTELKSSQILISSVNNHFWVGYLGQFQYELNPRWSVSGGIDYRYYKGSHYQEITDLLGGDYYISTSNKNDPNPMKRKGDKITLNTFNNDRDAFVQWGGVFGSVEYSGSRWTAFLNLSGVVNAYKGVDYFQKKVLEVGDTTLRIGANDTIQYNGNTYTASSSGLKDYATDWKTIPGATVKGGVSYILNENSKLFVNLGYLSRTPQFSNVIDNNTNTFFQEIKNEIIQAVELGYSFSNKYFGVNVNGYFTNWKNKPFPYGVSIPDPEDPTASIYLNINGMDAIHYGGELDVAYNITKKLQAEAMVSLGNWTWNSSETFYVPQLDYSFTFDAKGVHVGDAAQTMLNFSLRYEPIKRLYVKLQYQWFDRYYAAFNPFYLQGNNARRESWKLPSYGLLSAFAGYSIKVKKVNIFFNAMVSNILNSKFMADATNSYYAPFGSDAQSASVVFGQGIRYNLSLGVNF from the coding sequence ATGTTGCGATTTATTACGACATTTCTATTGTTATTCCCATTAATTTCGTTTGCTCAAACATCAACTGTTAGAGGGACTGTTAAGGATAATGTATCAAACGAATTTATTCCGGGTGCTTATGTCAGCATGGGGACTTATAAAGCTATTTCAGATGACAATGGAAATTATGAGTTCAAGGAAGTGCCTTATGGTAAATATGTAATGACAGTTGGAGGCTTTGATTTTGATACCCTGAAATTGGATATTACAGTTAAAACAAAAGAAACCGTTGTTAACCCTGAGTTGGGAGGAAGCACTGAAATTGAAGAAATCAGAGTTACAGCCAATATTTCTTTGGATCGAAAAACACCGATTGCAATTACTAAAATTTCAGAACAAAAAATCACAGAAGAGCTAGGTTCTCGTGATTTACCCATGCTTTTAAATGCTACTCCAGGAGTTTACGCTACTCAAACAGGTGGTGGAGACGGAGATGCTCGTATTACAGTTCGTGGATTTGATCAACGAAATGTAGGTGTGTTAATTGATGGTGTTCCTGTCAATGATATGGAAAATGGTGCGGTATATTGGTCAAACTGGTTTGGTTTGGATGCGATTACGAATCAAATTCAAATTCAACGTGGATTGGGTGCAACAAAGCTTTCTATGCCATCTGTTGGAGGTTCATTGAATATTGTGACTCAAGGTATGCACAATAAGAAAGGAATTACATTCAAACAAGAATACGGAACAGGTAATTTATTAAGAAGCTCATTGTCTTACAATTCTGGAAGAACAAAAAAAGGATGGGGATTCAACTTTTCAGGTTCGTACAAACAAGGTGATGGATGGGTTGAAGGAACCAATACACAAGGTGGTTTTTATTATGGGAAGGTTCAGAAAATAATTAAGAAACACTTAGTTAGTTTATCCGCTTTCGGAGCACCTCAAAAACATGGTCAGCGTTCTTTTTATCAACCAATTCAATATTGGGATACACAAACTGCAACTAATTTAGGATCTCCTATTGATCAAACTGGAATTAAGGATAGAGGAATTCGTTTCAATGAACACTGGGGTTACATAACGAATAAAGATGGTGTCAAAGAATTGAAAAATGAGCGTTTGAATTATTACCATAAACCTCAGGTTACCCTGAAAGATTTTTGGCAAGTAAATAAGAAGCTTTCGATTTCAAATATTGCATATATGTCCATTGGTAGAGGAGGTGGTACTCGTTTGGCTAACTCTTCAGGTACATTATATACTGAGGATGGACATGTAGATTGGGATGCAATTGTAAAGGGAAATCAGGTTGATGCATTGTTTGGCGGACCAAATGTAGATTTAGCTTATTCTCCAACTGAATTGAAATCTTCACAAATACTTATCTCATCTGTAAATAACCACTTTTGGGTTGGGTATTTAGGTCAATTTCAATATGAATTGAATCCGAGATGGAGCGTTTCTGGAGGGATTGATTACCGGTATTACAAAGGAAGTCACTATCAGGAAATTACAGATTTATTAGGAGGAGATTATTATATTAGTACAAGTAATAAGAATGATCCAAATCCAATGAAGCGCAAAGGGGATAAGATTACGTTGAATACATTTAACAATGATCGTGACGCATTTGTTCAATGGGGAGGAGTATTTGGTTCCGTGGAATACTCAGGGTCTAGATGGACTGCGTTTTTAAATCTTTCTGGGGTCGTTAACGCTTACAAAGGAGTTGATTATTTTCAGAAAAAAGTACTGGAAGTTGGAGATACAACTTTGCGTATAGGTGCAAATGATACTATTCAATACAATGGCAACACCTATACGGCTTCTTCTTCTGGTTTGAAGGACTACGCTACAGATTGGAAAACGATTCCAGGTGCAACTGTTAAAGGAGGTGTCAGTTATATCTTGAATGAAAATTCGAAATTGTTTGTCAATTTGGGTTATTTATCACGAACACCCCAGTTTAGTAATGTAATTGATAACAATACAAACACATTTTTCCAAGAAATCAAGAATGAGATTATCCAAGCTGTTGAGTTAGGATATAGTTTTTCTAACAAGTATTTTGGGGTGAATGTGAATGGATACTTTACAAACTGGAAAAACAAACCTTTCCCTTATGGAGTTTCAATTCCTGATCCTGAAGATCCAACAGCATCTATTTATTTAAATATCAATGGAATGGATGCGATTCATTATGGTGGAGAATTGGATGTTGCTTACAACATTACAAAGAAATTACAAGCAGAAGCAATGGTTTCATTGGGTAACTGGACTTGGAATTCTTCCGAAACATTCTATGTACCTCAGTTAGATTATAGTTTCACATTTGATGCCAAAGGTGTACACGTTGGTGATGCTGCTCAAACAATGTTAAACTTTAGTTTACGTTACGAACCGATTAAAAGGTTGTATGTTAAGCTTCAATATCAATGGTTTGATCGTTATTATGCAGCATTTAATCCATTTTATTTGCAAGGTAATAATGCACGAAGAGAGTCTTGGAAATTGCCATCTTATGGTTTGTTAAGTGCATTTGCAGGGTACTCGATTAAAGTGAAAAAAGTCAATATATTCTTCAATGCAATGGTTTCGAATATCTTAAATTCGAAGTTCATGGCTGATGCAACAAATAGTTATTATGCACCATTCGGATCAGATGCTCAATCGGCATCGGTGGTATTCGGTCAAGGGATTCGCTATAACTTGTCTTTAGGTGTTAATTTTTAA
- a CDS encoding endonuclease, with the protein MNKLWILACVTFASLSVKAQATIADARNFAIGQTATIKGVVTNGSELGSIRYVQDGTAALPAFGPALNGVLRGDSITVTGILKDYQGLLELDPVSNVVNHGPVTLLAPLPVPLSAINEMIESKLVRVDNVTFTTTGSFASGNSTVQITDGTTTMDIRINGTTNIDGTAIPTGPVSIIALVGQFNANYQLVPRALNDIFAYVPPAREINVTIGGTTYLTGSQYAIGNTAATTVTIQNTGAGNLTVSGAAFSGAQAGDYSTPFTNTVIAGGATSTLAINFAPAGIGSRLAALTINSDDADEAAYVINLYGIGTNNLATEPTANPTNLTFPTNKAYTFSGSFTPSANTENYLVVYTKNGTAVSGAPVDGTTYKRGDVVGNGQVAYVGPAVNFSPRHVIANETYNIAVFSFNGPAGFQNYKTTAPLTGNITSQGQQIANYYNGINHTSTNFLTSLSALINPHTVISYTNYKITLMTQFEVRDTTDGRSLVVCSYTGERKIFNDPFDWTAQGYSREHTYSHSWMPTNPADNPAKPEYSDQHNLYPVNQNQANSPRSNLPMNVITGNVLFTYLEGRTGMNGSQMVYEPRNAQKGNAARAMFYMATAYNGISGNNWKLPVAQDQNILKTWHLADLPDNYEIARNEYIFSQQNNRNPYVDSTQFACYVDFSNMTYLATGCGSLGLNEELLQQNLVVFPVPATTEMYVQVNGTQINNYKIVSLSGQVIEEKANLTSDLLKLNTTDFNTGTYLIEVETPYGKVSRTFIVE; encoded by the coding sequence ATGAATAAACTTTGGATTTTAGCCTGTGTAACTTTTGCTTCACTATCCGTGAAGGCACAGGCAACGATTGCAGATGCACGTAATTTCGCAATCGGACAAACAGCTACAATTAAAGGAGTTGTAACAAATGGAAGTGAATTGGGGTCAATTCGCTATGTACAGGACGGAACAGCTGCTCTTCCTGCCTTTGGACCTGCTTTGAACGGTGTTTTGCGAGGAGATTCGATTACAGTAACAGGTATCTTGAAAGATTACCAAGGATTATTGGAGTTAGATCCTGTTTCCAATGTAGTAAACCACGGACCAGTAACTTTACTAGCTCCTTTACCAGTTCCTCTTTCAGCAATTAACGAAATGATTGAATCTAAATTGGTACGTGTGGATAATGTCACATTTACAACAACTGGTTCTTTTGCATCTGGAAATAGTACAGTCCAAATTACTGATGGAACAACCACCATGGATATTCGTATCAATGGAACAACAAACATTGATGGAACTGCAATTCCAACAGGACCAGTTTCTATCATTGCTTTGGTAGGTCAGTTTAACGCAAACTACCAGTTGGTTCCAAGAGCTTTGAATGACATTTTTGCTTATGTTCCTCCAGCTAGAGAAATCAATGTTACAATTGGTGGTACAACTTACCTTACAGGAAGTCAGTATGCTATTGGTAATACAGCTGCAACAACAGTAACGATTCAAAATACAGGTGCAGGTAACCTAACAGTTTCAGGAGCTGCGTTTTCAGGAGCTCAAGCGGGAGACTATTCTACACCATTTACGAACACCGTAATCGCAGGAGGAGCAACAAGTACTTTAGCAATAAACTTTGCACCTGCAGGAATTGGATCTCGTTTAGCTGCATTAACAATCAATTCTGATGATGCGGATGAGGCTGCGTATGTGATCAATCTATATGGTATTGGAACAAACAATTTGGCTACAGAGCCAACTGCAAATCCAACAAACTTAACGTTCCCAACAAATAAAGCATATACATTCAGCGGATCGTTTACTCCAAGTGCAAATACGGAGAATTATTTAGTAGTTTACACGAAAAATGGAACTGCAGTTTCTGGTGCTCCAGTGGATGGAACAACTTATAAAAGAGGAGATGTTGTTGGAAACGGACAAGTAGCTTATGTTGGACCAGCGGTCAATTTTTCTCCACGCCACGTAATTGCAAACGAAACTTACAACATTGCTGTTTTTTCATTTAACGGACCTGCAGGTTTCCAAAATTACAAAACAACAGCTCCTTTAACAGGTAATATTACTTCTCAAGGACAACAAATTGCGAATTATTACAACGGAATCAATCATACAAGCACAAATTTCTTGACGTCTTTGTCTGCTTTGATTAATCCACATACGGTGATTTCTTATACCAATTACAAAATAACGTTGATGACTCAGTTTGAGGTAAGAGATACAACTGACGGAAGATCATTGGTTGTTTGTTCGTACACTGGCGAGCGTAAGATTTTTAATGATCCATTTGATTGGACAGCTCAAGGATATTCTCGTGAGCATACTTATTCTCATTCTTGGATGCCAACAAATCCTGCTGATAATCCAGCAAAACCTGAATATTCAGATCAGCACAATTTGTATCCTGTGAATCAAAATCAAGCAAATTCTCCAAGAAGTAATTTACCAATGAATGTAATTACTGGAAATGTCTTATTTACATATTTGGAAGGTAGAACAGGAATGAATGGATCTCAAATGGTTTACGAACCAAGAAATGCACAAAAAGGAAACGCTGCTCGTGCTATGTTCTACATGGCTACTGCTTATAATGGAATTTCAGGTAATAACTGGAAATTACCTGTAGCACAAGATCAAAATATTTTGAAAACTTGGCACTTGGCAGATTTACCAGATAATTATGAAATTGCACGTAACGAGTATATTTTCTCTCAGCAAAATAATCGTAACCCGTATGTTGATAGTACGCAATTTGCATGTTATGTAGACTTTTCAAATATGACTTACCTTGCGACTGGTTGTGGTAGTTTAGGTCTTAATGAAGAATTGTTGCAACAAAATTTAGTAGTTTTCCCTGTACCTGCAACAACAGAAATGTATGTGCAAGTAAATGGAACTCAAATCAACAACTACAAAATTGTTTCTTTATCTGGTCAGGTAATTGAAGAAAAAGCGAACTTAACATCTGATCTTTTGAAATTAAATACAACAGATTTCAATACTGGAACCTACTTAATTGAAGTAGAAACTCCATATGGAAAAGTTTCACGTACGTTTATCGTTGAATAA
- a CDS encoding 5'-nucleotidase C-terminal domain-containing protein, which produces MEKFHVRLSLNNMKKIVFLFFLIGAGLTACSYHLQINGSQQNIDGTANTSVEMDSMVAPYRREMLKEFGVVIGSTTTNLVTGRPNSSLGFWICDKLIQQAKDSSIFKNEPVVAFINIGGLRADLPAGNITVGDIYKVMPFDNRVVYLKLSLDRLPEMETYLKEKGGEPIGGFKLLNGKLIFPDNHAKEANYFWVVTSDFLANGGDNMFFFNNPLERIETTILFRDLIIEAVKKEQKITFSGEERINW; this is translated from the coding sequence ATGGAAAAGTTTCACGTACGTTTATCGTTGAATAACATGAAGAAAATCGTTTTTCTTTTTTTTCTAATAGGAGCAGGTCTAACGGCCTGCTCTTATCATTTGCAGATTAATGGTTCGCAACAGAACATAGATGGAACTGCAAATACTTCTGTGGAAATGGATTCTATGGTTGCGCCCTATAGAAGAGAAATGTTGAAGGAATTTGGAGTTGTCATTGGATCAACTACGACGAATTTAGTCACTGGCAGACCGAATTCCTCCTTGGGATTTTGGATTTGTGATAAGCTCATTCAACAAGCGAAGGATAGCTCTATTTTTAAAAATGAGCCAGTAGTTGCTTTTATCAATATTGGTGGTTTACGAGCAGATTTGCCAGCTGGAAACATTACTGTAGGTGATATTTATAAAGTAATGCCTTTTGATAACCGAGTTGTTTACTTGAAATTATCTCTTGACAGGTTGCCTGAAATGGAAACCTACCTGAAAGAAAAGGGAGGTGAACCGATTGGCGGATTTAAATTGCTGAATGGAAAATTGATTTTCCCAGATAATCACGCAAAAGAAGCGAATTATTTTTGGGTGGTAACTTCGGACTTTTTAGCGAATGGAGGAGATAATATGTTCTTCTTTAACAATCCATTAGAACGCATTGAAACGACTATTTTATTCAGAGACCTTATTATTGAAGCTGTTAAAAAAGAGCAAAAAATTACATTTTCTGGCGAAGAAAGAATAAATTGGTAA
- a CDS encoding bifunctional metallophosphatase/5'-nucleotidase, with protein MERRLFLQSTGILAGAAIVAPSLMSAQKKTSKLVILHTNDTHSNIDPFPVNHPKFPNMGGVSRRANLVKSIREQEDNVLLLDAGDIFQGTPYFNKFKGVLEMKTMEAMKYDVVTLGNHDFDIGMDAYKSALSNASFQVVNANYELGSTPLADVVKPYTIIKKAGFKIGIFGLGVDLKGLVPVESWKGLVYQDPIQIAQKQSDSLRKQGCDVVICLSHIGYEYKSNQVSDKVLAASTSGIDVIIGGHTHTFLEAIQEFKNKEGKSVFVNQVGYGGLKLGRIDISLSHDDKNASIASDNRFLDESIG; from the coding sequence ATGGAACGAAGACTATTTTTACAATCCACTGGGATTTTGGCTGGAGCTGCTATCGTCGCTCCTTCATTGATGAGTGCACAGAAAAAAACGAGTAAATTGGTGATTTTACATACCAATGATACCCATTCCAATATTGATCCCTTTCCAGTCAATCATCCCAAGTTTCCGAATATGGGGGGCGTTTCTCGCAGGGCAAATTTGGTCAAATCGATTCGCGAACAAGAAGATAACGTCTTGTTGCTAGACGCTGGAGATATTTTCCAAGGAACACCCTATTTCAATAAGTTTAAAGGTGTTTTGGAGATGAAAACCATGGAAGCCATGAAGTACGATGTGGTTACTTTAGGGAATCATGATTTTGATATCGGGATGGATGCCTATAAAAGTGCTTTGTCAAATGCTAGCTTTCAAGTTGTGAATGCAAATTACGAATTAGGTTCCACGCCACTTGCTGATGTTGTAAAGCCGTATACGATAATCAAAAAGGCTGGATTTAAAATTGGAATATTTGGTTTAGGTGTTGATTTGAAAGGATTGGTTCCCGTTGAAAGTTGGAAAGGATTGGTATACCAAGATCCTATTCAAATAGCTCAAAAACAATCTGATTCATTGCGAAAGCAAGGTTGTGATGTCGTGATTTGCTTGTCTCATATTGGTTATGAATACAAAAGCAATCAAGTTTCAGACAAAGTATTAGCTGCTTCAACTTCAGGAATTGATGTAATCATCGGAGGACATACACATACCTTTTTGGAAGCCATTCAAGAATTTAAAAACAAAGAAGGGAAATCCGTTTTCGTAAACCAAGTTGGTTATGGAGGATTGAAACTTGGAAGAATAGATATTTCTTTGAGCCATGACGATAAAAATGCATCAATTGCATCAGATAATCGTTTTTTGGATGAAAGTATAGGTTAA
- a CDS encoding outer membrane beta-barrel protein, with product MMMHIRILLISSIVLSSYHGLAQKKYTVHRKNKIYIGLSGGMNFSKPHVVKDYSLLVATPQSSSNNSNLEKEYEPLFKSSGGQFGLYLSYSFKRNLSIVFQPSYQTNSFNYLTAYSWSDTVNGADFGIEMMHEQKISGISLPLLVRWDFTVSQFSPYIQGGIFTNFRHHARKTIFYDYDIDSEVDKKTADRTGETDLTEHINKANFGLTAGVGFTYFANYFAISLESNFRYGFGSQVNDKNRYADYTGLSVQYLDVMDQLKLMNLDFQLTIMFPIDNSISLGILRKSRH from the coding sequence ATGATGATGCACATTCGAATTTTATTAATTAGTTCAATCGTTCTTTCCAGTTACCACGGATTGGCTCAAAAGAAATATACTGTTCACCGGAAAAACAAAATTTACATCGGTTTATCGGGCGGAATGAATTTTAGCAAACCTCATGTGGTAAAAGACTATAGCTTGTTGGTCGCAACTCCGCAATCTTCCAGCAATAATTCAAACTTAGAAAAAGAATATGAACCGTTATTTAAAAGCTCTGGAGGGCAATTTGGCTTGTATCTTTCTTACTCATTTAAAAGAAATCTTTCGATTGTTTTTCAACCTTCTTACCAAACGAATAGTTTCAATTATTTGACGGCATATTCGTGGTCAGATACTGTAAATGGAGCAGATTTCGGAATCGAAATGATGCATGAACAAAAAATATCCGGAATTAGCTTGCCTTTATTGGTCAGATGGGATTTTACCGTCTCTCAATTCTCTCCCTATATTCAAGGTGGAATTTTTACCAATTTCAGACATCATGCCCGAAAAACGATTTTTTATGATTACGATATTGACAGCGAAGTAGACAAAAAAACAGCTGATCGAACGGGAGAAACAGATCTCACAGAACACATTAATAAAGCGAATTTTGGACTCACTGCAGGAGTTGGATTTACGTATTTTGCCAATTATTTTGCCATCAGTTTGGAAAGTAATTTTCGCTACGGATTCGGATCACAAGTCAATGACAAAAACCGCTATGCCGATTATACAGGTTTAAGCGTTCAGTACCTCGATGTAATGGATCAATTGAAGCTCATGAATTTAGATTTTCAATTAACCATTATGTTCCCAATCGACAATTCTATTTCATTAGGAATTCTAAGAAAAAGTAGACATTAA